TTGCTTATGAATATAGTGATAAAATTAATTTTATTATTCAAGAAACAGGTACAAATAAATTATTTTCATTTATACGTTATATTTATTGTTTAAGTAGGTTTTTAGTGAAAAATAAAATAACTACTTTGGTTAGTGTAGAAGCAATGTCTGTATTATTTACTTTCCCTACATTGCTACTTACATTTAGAAGAAAAAAAACACAATATGTTGTTTGGGAGCATTTTAACGCTTCGGTTACATTGGATAAAAAATTAAGGGTTTGGTGTAGGATGTTAGCAAGTAAATATGCAAATACTATCGTTACTTTAACACAAAGAGATGTAGCCTTATGGCAATATAAATTCAATGTAAAAGCACAAATATTATCTATATCAAATGCATCACCTTTTGAAGTTTCTAACAAAAGATATGCTTGTGATAGTAAAAATATAATCGCGATAGGTCGTTTAAGTTACCAAAAAGGTTTTGATAAGTTAATAACTATTGTTTCAAAATTGAAAGAAACACAAGATATAACAGGTTGGAAACTTCAGATTATAGGTAGTGGGGAAAATAAAGAAGCTTTAGAAAAACAAATTAAAGATTTAGATGTTGAAGATGTAGTAGAGATGGTAGCTAATACACCTAAGATAAAAGAATATTATCAAAATGCTTCATTTTTAGCGATGACCTCTCGTTTTGAAGGATTACCTATGACATTACTTGAAGGACAATCTTATGGATTACCACTTATTGCTTATGATTGTTTAACAGGACCTTCAGAGGTAATTAATGATAGTAATAATGGATTTATAATACCCGATGATAATGAAAATTCTTTTATAAATAAATTAAAGGAGTTAATGAATAATCAAGTATTAAGAACACAAATGAGTAGACAAGCAAAACTAGATATCGCTAATTTTTCAGAAGAAAAGATTATTAATAAATGGGTTGATTTGATAAATTAATGAATAAAATATTAAAAAATATTATTCCTTGTTTTTTTGCGACTATATATGCCTTATGGTTGTCTAGGTTACCTTTTTATTTATTTAAAGATAGGGATAACTATCTTGATTATGCAACAGATTCAGAAGGCTTAATTGATTATTTTACAAGAATTAATAATGTTGTATTATTTTTTAGAGAACCTTTGTGGCTGTATTTTAATAAATGGTTAATCTTTTTAGAGGATCCTGAATTAACGGTGCAAATATTTGTGTTTTTTGTTTGTTTTTCTGTGTTTATTTTTCTTTATAAAAACACTAAAAATATTTTATTTTTTCTAATTTTTCTAATTTTTCTATTTTTTAATGTACAGGCATTTGCTATGCAGTTAGTTACTTTTAGACAAGGTATTGGTGTTGCTTTTTTATTTTGGTATATCTTGTTATTTAAAGAGCATTTAACACATAAAAAACTAATCATTTTATTTACATGTTTAGCTTTAATTCACGCTTCTTTTTTCATAATACTTGCTGTTATTATATTAGACTGGTTTTTGTTAAATTATTTAAAATTTAAAAACGTTTATTTAAGGGTATTTACATTTACTATTGTATTTTTAATCATAAATATTTTGATTGCTCAGGTTGCTAAATACTTAGGAACAAAAGCACAATTAAATGGAGAAATTAGTGTGGGCGGAGGTGCATTTTTAATGTATGGAGTTATTTTTTTATATCTTCTTTTTGTAAAATCTAAAAAACAAGAAAATAGAATACAAGAGTTTTATTATATTTTTGCTTTGTCAGGGTTAGTTATTTACCTTACTTCTTACTTTACTTCGGGTATAGGTGGACGTTTGATAGGTACTTTTATTCCATTTTTTTATTTAGCAATTATGTATAGGGCAAAAACGGAAGATTTGTTATTTGTATTATTACTAATCTTTGTAAATTCATATTTATTTTTTAAAGGAGCAATTGAAGGGTTTACTAACGTTTCAGTAGATGAATTATTAAGTGAAATATTTAGTTTTAATATATTATGAAAATACTACAAATAATAAATAGTCTAGAGACAGGTGGAGCAGAAAAATTGATGGTTGATAGTGTACCTGTCTATTCTAAACAGGTAGAATTTATTGATGTATTGTTGTTAAAAGATTCTAACACTAAATTTAGAGAAAAATTACAAAGTAAAAATATAAAAGTAACTAGCTTAACAAAAGGCTCATTATATAATCCATTATTATTTTTTAAAATTATTCCTTTTTTTAAAAAATATGATGTAATACATGCACATTTATTCCCTACATTATATTGGGTAGTGTTAGCTAAGTTAATAAGTTTTTCTAAAATATCTATCGTTTATACAGAACATAGTACAAACAATAAACGAAGAGATAATGTTATTTTTAAATTAATAGATAAATTCATTTATGCAAAATTATCAAAAATTGGTTGTATATCCGAAGGAACATTTACAAATTTAGAAGAACATATAGGAACTTCAGAAAAATTATCTGTTATCACTAATGGGATTGTATTGGAGGATTTCAATAATCAACAAGTAAAACAAAAAGCATTAACGTATGATTTTTTTTCAAAAGAAGATTTTGTGTTAATTCAGGTTTCTAGTTTCAGAGAACAAAAAGATCAAAAAACATTGATTAAATCGCTACAATTATTACCTAAAAAAGTTAAACTATTATTGGTTGGTGATGGACATTTAAGGAAAGAAAATGAAATGCTTGTAAAAGAATTAGATTTAATAGATCGTGTAAAATTCTTAGGAAATCGATATGATATTCCTGAATTAATGAATTATGCAGATGTTGATG
The Tenacibaculum pacificus DNA segment above includes these coding regions:
- a CDS encoding glycosyltransferase family 4 protein, producing the protein MKKILFTISNVEARGGTERTTYIVASGLAERGYDVYLFSTKGKVEDIAYEYSDKINFIIQETGTNKLFSFIRYIYCLSRFLVKNKITTLVSVEAMSVLFTFPTLLLTFRRKKTQYVVWEHFNASVTLDKKLRVWCRMLASKYANTIVTLTQRDVALWQYKFNVKAQILSISNASPFEVSNKRYACDSKNIIAIGRLSYQKGFDKLITIVSKLKETQDITGWKLQIIGSGENKEALEKQIKDLDVEDVVEMVANTPKIKEYYQNASFLAMTSRFEGLPMTLLEGQSYGLPLIAYDCLTGPSEVINDSNNGFIIPDDNENSFINKLKELMNNQVLRTQMSRQAKLDIANFSEEKIINKWVDLIN
- a CDS encoding EpsG family protein; the protein is MNKILKNIIPCFFATIYALWLSRLPFYLFKDRDNYLDYATDSEGLIDYFTRINNVVLFFREPLWLYFNKWLIFLEDPELTVQIFVFFVCFSVFIFLYKNTKNILFFLIFLIFLFFNVQAFAMQLVTFRQGIGVAFLFWYILLFKEHLTHKKLIILFTCLALIHASFFIILAVIILDWFLLNYLKFKNVYLRVFTFTIVFLIINILIAQVAKYLGTKAQLNGEISVGGGAFLMYGVIFLYLLFVKSKKQENRIQEFYYIFALSGLVIYLTSYFTSGIGGRLIGTFIPFFYLAIMYRAKTEDLLFVLLLIFVNSYLFFKGAIEGFTNVSVDELLSEIFSFNIL
- a CDS encoding glycosyltransferase, whose translation is MKILQIINSLETGGAEKLMVDSVPVYSKQVEFIDVLLLKDSNTKFREKLQSKNIKVTSLTKGSLYNPLLFFKIIPFFKKYDVIHAHLFPTLYWVVLAKLISFSKISIVYTEHSTNNKRRDNVIFKLIDKFIYAKLSKIGCISEGTFTNLEEHIGTSEKLSVITNGIVLEDFNNQQVKQKALTYDFFSKEDFVLIQVSSFREQKDQKTLIKSLQLLPKKVKLLLVGDGHLRKENEMLVKELDLIDRVKFLGNRYDIPELMNYADVDVLSSVYEGFGLVVVEGMAAGKPVIASNVSGVKEIVENSGLLFEVGNEKELSKKIQFLMNENNYNEIADKCYLRAQDYSIKKMVDNYIKIYKSCIVKN